The following is a genomic window from Chania multitudinisentens RB-25.
GGCTGATGATGTGAGTGGGTACTTGATTTTTGAACAGAATATAGATGAAGAACATCAGAATTTGCAGGCCGAGCAGCCAGGAAACGGTATTCCAGCCCGACCAGTAAACGATCAGTGCCGAAATAATAAACGACAAAGGCCCAAGTACGCAGAAGCCGCGAACAAAAAATGGTCGGGGTAGATTCGCTGCGTTGCGGCGCAGCCCGGCGGCAGTGACTGGCGCAATGGCATAACTCAATACCAGTGCAGCCGAGACCACACCAATCAAGCGTTCCCACGACGGGAAAGGCAGCGTCCAGAAAATGGAGAGGGTGAAGGTCAACCACAAAGCGTGGCGTGGAATGCCAGATTCATTATCTACTCGGGTGAATATTTTGAAGAACGTACCGGCACGTGCCCAGCCGTAGATAACGCGCGGTGTAGCATTCATATAAATGTTGCCGGTGCCACTTGGCGAAATGATAGCATCACTCACAACCAGAAATGCCAGCCAGCCCATACCCAAGGTAATGGCGATATCACGGTAAGGCAGAGAAAACTGTTTGCTGATGCCAGCCCAGCCTTCGGCCAACATTTCGCTAGGGATACTGCCGAGAAACGCTAGTTGCAGCAGGACGTAAATAACGGTGGAAAGCACTACCGAAAGAATCAGGGCGATGGGTATAGTGCGTTGCGGTTTTTGTACTTCGCTGGCCACCGAGATAATCGGTGTCAGGCCAAGATAAGCGAAAATAATACCCCCTGCTGAGATAGCGGCTTCGACCCCAGCAGCACCGAAAGGGGCAAAACCTTGGCTGCGCAGATTCTCTGGTTTGAAGAAGGTAAATAGCACCCCGATCACCAATAATGGAACGATGAATTTGAACACGCTAATCAGGTTGTTGGATTTGGCGAAGGTTTTTACACTGTAATAATTGAGGGCAAAGAAGAAACACAACAGTAAGAATTGCACCAGCCAACCTAACAGCGTTGGGTCGCTGGAGTTTGGTTGAGTGAGGAGTGGGAACCAGGCGGCGGCGTATTGGCGGGCAGCGACGACTTCGATTGAGATCAAACTGGAAAAAGCGATCAGCGTGATAAACCCCAGTAAATACCCCATCAACTCACCGTGCGAAAACACCGGATAACGGATAATGCCGCCAGCGCGGGGTAATGCAGCCCCCAATTCGCAGTAAACGATGCCGAGCAGCAGGACTGCCAGCCCGCCAATCA
Proteins encoded in this region:
- a CDS encoding APC family permease, with translation MATQGKFKKQLTLTDLTFIGLGAIFGSGWLFAASHVSSIAGPAGLYSWLIGGLAVLLLGIVYCELGAALPRAGGIIRYPVFSHGELMGYLLGFITLIAFSSLISIEVVAARQYAAAWFPLLTQPNSSDPTLLGWLVQFLLLCFFFALNYYSVKTFAKSNNLISVFKFIVPLLVIGVLFTFFKPENLRSQGFAPFGAAGVEAAISAGGIIFAYLGLTPIISVASEVQKPQRTIPIALILSVVLSTVIYVLLQLAFLGSIPSEMLAEGWAGISKQFSLPYRDIAITLGMGWLAFLVVSDAIISPSGTGNIYMNATPRVIYGWARAGTFFKIFTRVDNESGIPRHALWLTFTLSIFWTLPFPSWERLIGVVSAALVLSYAIAPVTAAGLRRNAANLPRPFFVRGFCVLGPLSFIISALIVYWSGWNTVSWLLGLQILMFFIYILFKNQVPTHIISLKQQIYSSLWLIAFYALIIIASYLGSFGGIGAIEHPWDTLLVAAIALVIYYWGAYTCLPQANFAEDEEE